The Oryctolagus cuniculus chromosome 5, mOryCun1.1, whole genome shotgun sequence genome includes a region encoding these proteins:
- the HDGFL1 gene encoding hepatoma-derived growth factor-like protein 1: MSAPSCRRKFESGDLVFAKMKGYAHWPARVEQMTEPNRYQVFFFGTHETAFLGPKHLFPYEECKEKFGKPNRRRGFSEGLWEIEHNPGAPLSAAEGGAHSPEPRAAGGDAQRSGQADEAEARAEAEQGQGPLKRGARGQRDDAPKRPREAGPEAEEEAAASAGEDLPLVELENGGGVGPGREEEDAAAAQEAVAGAHGDGL, encoded by the coding sequence ATGTCGGCTCCCTCCTGCCGCCGCAAGTTCGAGAGCGGCGACCTGGTGTTCGCCAAGATGAAGGGCTACGCTCACTGGCCGGCCCGGGTGGAGCAGATGACCGAGCCCAACCGGTACCAGGTGTTCTTCTTCGGGACCCACGAGACGGCCTTTCTGGGCCCCAAGCACCTCTTCCCGTACGAGGAGTGCAAGGAGAAGTTCGGCAAGCCCAACAGGCGCCGGGGCTTCAGCGAGGGGCTGTGGGAGATCGAGCACAACCCCGGGGCCCCGCTGTCGGCGGCCGAGGGCGGCGCTCACAGCCCGGAGCCCAGGGCCGCCGGCGGCGACGCGCAGCGCTCAGGCCAAGCCGACGAGGCGGAGGCCCGGGCGGAGGCCGAGCAGGGCCAGGGGCCTCTGAAGAGGGGCGCGCGGGGCCAGCGGGACGACGCCCCCAAACGGCCGCGGGAGGCCGGCCCCGAGGCCGAGGAGGAGGCCGCGGCCAGCGCCGGTGAGGATCTGCCGCTCGTGGAGCTGGAGAACGGCGGCGGCGTGGGGCCGGGCCGCGAGGAGGAGGACGCCGCCGCAGCCCAGGAGGCCGTGGCCGGCGCGCACGGCGACGGCCTGTAG